TTTAAATATGAAATTTTTTGATAGTGGTTCAGGAATACAGTATTATCAGTATCAAGTAATAAAAGATGGTGCAGTAGTAGATAACAAAACCTTTTATCCACAGTATCATTCAGATATAACCGCTAATTCTTACTTTGTTACAGAGGATGATAAAGCTTTATATAATAATGATAAGGCAACAGGTGGATATGTAGACAGCTATGATCCTGAAAAAACAGCCATTCCTTATGCCATAAATAATATGGAGGGAAGTGTGCAGTTAAATGGAATAGGAAATTACACCTTTGAAGTAACCGTTGTAGATAACTTAGGAAATAAAAATACTGTGACTAAAAACTATGTTATAAATGAAGAGCCCATAACTGTTACGGGAAGTATAACACCTAATCCAGCAAAACAAGGTTCAAGAGTTATTTTAGATATAAATACTACAGGAAATGCAAAGTATCTTTCAATAGCAATGCCTGAAGAAATAACTATAAATGATGAAAGGGGAACAATATTTCCAATAAATAAAGAAATCAAAGAAGAGGAAAAACATGAAGAAAAGCTTGAATATATAATACCTTTAAAGACACCTCAAACTATAAAAAAGGGAACTAGAATTGAAAATCCTTATAAAATAGGAGTTACAGCTAAAAAGGCAGATGGCAAAACTGCAAATTGTGAGCTTAATTTAGATGTGAGTGGTAATGTACTCGAGGGCATAAAAACAGAGATTACAGGTACGGGTTTTGATAAAAATAAATAAATGTATTTGCAAAGCGTAGGAAAAAAATGTAAGATATAATTATGCAGGAATAAAATGTATTTTTAGGGAGGAAATGTATGGTGAAAAAGAAATTATTAATAGGTCTAATAACACTAGCGTTAACTGCTGCAAATGTATCTTTCGTAAATGGCAATGTAAAGGCAGATGCACCAAGTACTGACGTGGGGGTAACATATTCTGCTCATGTACAAAATGTAGGTTGGCAAAATGAAGTTAGCAATGGAGATGAAGCAGGAACAGAGGGACAAGCTCTTAGAGTTGAGGCATTAAAATTACATTTAAATAATGCACCACAAGGAGCACATATAGAATATCAGACTCATGTACAAGATAGAGGTTGGCAAGGTTGGGTTAAAGATGGAGAAGAATCTGGAACAGAAGGACAAAGACTTCGTGTTGAAGCAGTAAAAATAAAACTTCAAAATATGCCAAATTACTCTGTTCAATATAGAGCTTATGTACAAAATCAAGGTTGGCAAGATTGGGTAAGTGATGGAGAAGATGCAGGAACAGAGGGGCAAGCTCTTAGAGTTGAAGCAGTAGAAGTAAGAATAGTTAACACAACAGTTAAAGATTCAACAGCAGGAGTTTCTTATAGTGGACATGTACAAAACGTAGGTTGGCAGGAACCAGCTGAAAATGGACAAATAGAAGGAACTGAAGGACAAGCCCGTAGATTAGAGGCATTAAAAATTAATTTAGTTAATGCACCACAAGGAGCACACATAAAATATCAAACTCATTTACAAGATAGAGGTTGGCAAAGTCCTGTAGAAGATGGAGTGGAGTCAGGAACAGATGGAATAGGACTTCGCATGGAAGCGGTAAAAATAGCTTTAGAGAATATGCTGGGATATAGTGTTGAGTATAGAGTATATGTAGAAAATCAAGGCTGGAGAGGCTGGGTAATGGATGGAAGTGTGGCTGGAACAGTTGGAGAAAGTTTAAGAGTTGAAGCTGTTGAGGTTAGAATACTTAAAAATTCAGATGGGAGAACATGGGACCCGGTACCATTTATAAATGATCCTTCAACAAATACGACTACACAAGCTATAAATGTTCCACAACCAGCAACTAATACTGTGAATAATAACAATAATACAAACACGAATACAAACACGCAAGCTGAATCAAATAATATATCATCACGATAGTATTCATGAAAATAATGTAAATAAAAAAATGGACAACCATCTTAAAAATGGCTGTCCATTTAACGTTAGTTAGAAATTAGTCTAAAAGTTTTGACCAAGAAGCGGCTCCTACAACACCATCTGCAGAAAGTCCATTATTTGCCTGCCAAGTTTGAACCTTTGCTTTTGTTCCATTACCAAAGCTTCCATCTATGCTTGCACCTACTCTGTATTGAATGTATCTTGTTGCATATTCATAGTGAGGGTAGGGTACTCCATCTAGTGGTCTAGAAAAAATTTGATCAGCAGCAGCTTGAGTGTTTGAACCCCAGATACCGTCTGCTGTAAGTCCCATTATTGATTGAAAATCTTCTATTGCTTGTTTTGTTTGAGGGCCTTCTATACCATCTACATCAAGACCTCTTTTTAATAAGATATTTAAATCCTTTTGTATAGTTTTTATAGTATCATCCCCAACTTGAGAACCTCCAACTAATATACCATCAGAGAAAGTATCTAAATCTACATTTCCACTTATACCACTTACAGATCCAGTTTCGGAATATTGAAAACCCACATAAGAAGCATCTATGTTAGGGGAATTTACTCCATATTCAGCTATCCATAATGGTAAGTCTTTAACAGTACTATTTAAATTATCCTTGTAGAAGCTAGTGTAAGTATACATACAAACATCTATGCCTTTTCCTATTAAGTGATCTGCAAATTGCCTTACATTTGAACTTATTTGATCAGTACTTTGTCCAAGTGTAACTTCTACATCTATAGCACATTTGCAATCATAAGATAGACCAGAAATAGTGTTTAGAAAATGTTCAGCTTCGTCAATTGGGCTATTTGCTCTTAAGAAGTGGTAAAAACCAACTTTAAGACCTGCTTCCTTTGCTCCATTATAAAAAGTTCTATAAGTTGAGTCTGTATAAGTTACTCCTTCTGTTGCTTTGATATATACAACCTCCACTCCACTGTTTCTTACTGCATTGAAGTCTACACTTCC
The Clostridium felsineum DSM 794 DNA segment above includes these coding regions:
- a CDS encoding GH25 family lysozyme produces the protein MKGIDIYSGQGSVDFNAVRNSGVEVVYIKATEGVTYTDSTYRTFYNGAKEAGLKVGFYHFLRANSPIDEAEHFLNTISGLSYDCKCAIDVEVTLGQSTDQISSNVRQFADHLIGKGIDVCMYTYTSFYKDNLNSTVKDLPLWIAEYGVNSPNIDASYVGFQYSETGSVSGISGNVDLDTFSDGILVGGSQVGDDTIKTIQKDLNILLKRGLDVDGIEGPQTKQAIEDFQSIMGLTADGIWGSNTQAAADQIFSRPLDGVPYPHYEYATRYIQYRVGASIDGSFGNGTKAKVQTWQANNGLSADGVVGAASWSKLLD